Genomic segment of Paenibacillaceae bacterium GAS479:
GAGGCTACGTTCCTAGGTATGCTCTCTAATACCTTTTATGGCATTCATGGAATCCTTTTGCCCATCGTATTCATCATAATGACAGCCAACAGTCTCATTGCGTCGCAGGTGGATAGGGGGTCAATGGCTTATTTACTCTCAACTCCAACAAAACGAAGCACAGTCGTTCTGACGCAAGCGACTTATTTGATTACATCACTGCTCCTAATGATCTTGCTCGTTACTATGGCCGGAATTATTTCGATACAAGTGTTTCAAGGGGATACTCAAATAAGCCTGTCCAATTACGTCGCGTTAAACATAGGGTTATTTCTCTTAATGTTCGCAACTAGCGGTATTTCCTTCTTTTTCTCCTGCGTATTTAACCTCACCAAGAATTCTTTGGCATGGGGGGCGGGGTTACCGATGGCGTTTTTCCTTCTTAAGCTGATGGGAGACGTTGATAGCAGCTTGGAAAAGCTAAAGTACATCTCCATGAACTCCTTGTTTAATACGGATGCAGTGTTGCATGGCGAGAGTTATACGATACAATATGTTGCGCTTGCTGTTGTTGGAATTATCCTTTATATGCTTGGTTTACAAGTATTCAAACAAAAGGATTTGCCCCTGTGAAATTTGGCTTTTCCAGATCCCAAACAAGAGCAGGCTGTCCCTTGAGAAGTTATGGTAAAATTAGGGCATCCAATAAAGGGAGGGCGAACCAATTCAAACTGTCATTTTTGCAATCATAATTCCAGTTTTCATTTTATTGTTCATTACTCTCATTTTGTTCCTTGTCATCGGAAGCATAAAAAAAACAAATGGTATTCAAGGGAGGGCCCAGCAGGCAAGGAGAAGGCTGGAGCAACATCGACAGACGGTCCAGCGTGCAACATACTTAGCCGAAGCGAAGGCGGAAATAACAAGCTGGAGTCACCTTGGGGCATTGCCGGAAGTGCCCATCGCGAGGACAATTGCTTCACTTGATCAGGCTTTGTCCGACGACTATATTCAACAGATCAGACAACGGTATCTGACCGAGCATCCCCATGTAGCGGAGGATCGCTTCGAACTGCTGTTATTTGAATTGAAGCGTTATTTCGCCATTTGCTCGGTGCTTAAAAGTGTACCGATGTTCAGTGACGAGGTTGATGGAGTTTGGCATGAAATGATTATGTACACTCGGGAATATGAGCGCTTCGGAAGTAAACTGCTGGGCGGAATGCTTCATCATGCACCGGCCGTTCAATCCGTACCCGATCCAGGCGGGCGGGCCTGGTTTGACCTAATCTATTCCTATCTATTCCGTCTCCATAGTTTTACGCCAATTGCTTGGGGGCCGTTTTTCCGTCATCCTCTTGATAATACCCGATTGAAGGAGCTGCAATCTCTGCCGGAGGAAGAACTGCGGCGTAAATATTTCCGAGAGGACGCCGACCCTCAGCTTGTCAGCTATCTGCTCGATCAACTGACTCACCAGAGCGATCGTGCACGCTCTCTGAAGGGGGCGGGGCGGCTTAACGCAAAACAGAAATTGGATCTAACCAATCCTGCTTATGGCGTTTATTTTGCAGGGCTCATGGTTATGTACTCAATCTATCACCAGGATACGTATGCCATGGAAATGGAGGAACAATTACCTCGTGACCGTAACGGTGATGGCTCGTCGGCAAGCGTTTGTGCCGCGTCTGGCTGCGCAGGGGATTCTGGGAGCGGGTCCACCGATGGTTCAGGAGGAAGCGGCTGCTCTGGCAGTGGCAGTGATTCGAGCAATAACAGCAGTTGCTCCAGCAGTAGTTGCTCTAGCAGCAGTTGCGGTGGAGGTAGCAGTTGTGGTGGCGGTGGAAGCTAGTGTAACCAAAAGGGCTGTTCCAGCGGCAATTTGCCGGGGGAACAGCCTTTTTACATTTTCCCGAAAATAAAGTGAAAACAATTTCTGGGTGGAGTAGCCTCATAGCGCTGAAGCAAATCCGTCATATAAAATGGGATATAATCTATCATAAAATTACTCAACAATTTAGCTATCTTCTTTTATGTGTAATATTTTATAACATATATCATTGACCTCAACTAAGAAGCGTGCTAAATTCTTATTAAATCGTGTTACATAATCGCAATACATAACTCATTATGTTATGTTTAGGCAAAAGGAGGCTTGCCCTATGAATTTGACTGTGCAAGAACGAGAGAAGCTATTAATGTATCTTGCCGCCGACATGGCGCAGAAGAGGTTAGCCCGTGGTGTCAAGCTCAACTACCCCGAAGCGGTTGCTCTGATTACAGGCTTTGTTGTGGAAGGCGCTCGCGATGGAAAAACTGTGCGTGCTCTTATGGAAGAGGCGCGCCACATTTTAACGGCGGAACAAGTGATGGACGGCGTTTCTGAATTGTTGAGCGAAGTACAGGTCGAGGCGACTTTTCCAGACGGCACGAAGCTTGTAACCGTCCATGATCCGATAGAAGGATCTACAGCCACAATAATGCCGGGAGCCTATGAATTTGCTGACGAACCTATCGTGTTACTTCCCGGTCGTTCGCGGATTAATCGGACTGTCACCAATTCGGGCAGCCGTCCTATCCAAATCGGTTCTCATTTCCACTTTTACGAATGCAACGCTGCACTTACTTTTGAACGAGAAGGTACGCAAGGCTATCGTCTAGATATTCCGTCTGGTTTATCCGTTCGAATTGAGCCTAATGAAACGCAAACAATCGAATTGGTCGAAATCGGAGGCTCCAAAGAGATCCACGGCTTCGCAGGCAAAATCAATGGGAGGGCGAAGTCATGAAAACAATTGATCGTGCAACCTACGCAAGCATGTACGGACCGACAACTGGGGATCGTGTTCGCCTCGGCAATACATCGCTAAAAATCGAAATAGAAAAAGACTTTACGGTATATGGCGATGAATGCGTATTTGGCGGAGGAAAAACGGTCCGGGACGGAATGGGGCAGCACCCGCTCGCAACTAGGGATGAGGGCGTTCTGGACACGGTCATTACGAATGCCATTATTATTGATACTTGGGGAATTGTGAAAGCAGACATCGGCATAAAAGACGGATTAATCAGTGGAATAGGGAAATCCGGAAACCCGTTGATCATGGACGGTGTTACTCCGAATATGTACATTGGTGTTGGTACGGAGGTTATATCCGGTGAGAATCTGATTGTAACGGCCGGAGGCGTCGACAGCCATGTTCACTTCATTTCCCCGCAACAAATCGAAATTGCATTGCAGAGTGGTACTACGACGTTCGTCGGTGGCGGATCTGGTCCGGCCACGGGTACGTTAGCTACCAACTGCACATCAGGTGTATGGCATATTCAGCGCATGCTTCAAGCAACAGATTCCCTACCGATGAACTTCGTTCTGCTTGGTCGGGGAAATAGCGCTCAACCGGCAGCGCTTAGGGAACAAGTACTCGCGGGAGTCGGAGCTCTTAAAATTCACGAAGACTGGGGAAGCACCCCTTACGTAATCGATACATGCTTAAACGTCGCTGAGGAATACGACATACAGGTTAATATTCATACCGACACATTAAATGAAGCCGGCTATGTGGAAGACAGCCTTCGTTCGTTTAATGGTCGCGCCATTCATACTTATCATACAGAAGGGGCCGGCGGAGGACACGCTCCGGACTTGCTGCGCGTAGCTTCCATGCCAAACGTACTTCCTTCCTCAACCAGCCCTACGATGCCTTACACGCGTAATACTTTAGATGAGCACTTGGATATGCTTATGATGTGTCATCACCTAGACCCGCGAATTCCCGAGGATGTCGCCTTTGCCGCCTCTAGAATCAGGGAGACGACTATCGGCGCGGAAGATATTCTGCATGATATCGGAGCGATCAGCATGACGAGTTCGGACTCGCAGGCGATGGGTCGCGTAGGTGAAGTTGCCACAAGAACATGGCAAACCGCTGATAAAATGAAACAACAGCGTGGTCCTTTACCCGGCGACGAGCGAGCCGACAACAATCGCGTAAAGCGGTATATCGCGAAATACACGATCAATCCTGCCATCACGCACGGAATATCCAGTTACGTTGGATCGATCGAAGCTGGCAAAATGGCGGATTTGGTGCTCTGGAAGCCCGCGTTCTTCGGGGCGAAGCCAGAAATGGTTCTGAAAGGAGGCATGATTGCTCATGCGCTAATGGGAGATCCGAACGCTTCGATTTCAACTCCACAGCCGTATATGTACAGACCGATGTTCGGTAGTTATGGAAGTGCTCGCTCGGCTTCATGCGCAACGTTCGTTTCCCAAGCAGCGCTTGACGCAGGAACTTTAGAGGCGCTTGGTCTAACAAAACAGCTGAAACCCGTGCGGAACTGTCGAACCGTTACTAAGAAAGATCTGATTCTAAATGGGGAAACCCCTGATATTCAGGTTGATCCTACAACTTACACGGTAACGGTCAATGGTGAATCCCTCGTGTGTCGACCTTCCGATACGCTTCCACTTGCACAGCTATACTTCCTAAGTTAGGGTTTCTACATGGGACTTTCCGTCATGTATTCGGACAGATCATTATAAGACGAATTGTCAAGCTAAGTGCGACAGCTCTTCCATGAAGGCTTCGTGAGCCGACTTCCACCCGAGGCATTTACGGGGACGGTTGTTAATGAGACGAATAGCCTCAGCTAGTTGTTCATCCGTAACGGAAGCGAAATCATGTCCTTTTGGAAAGAACTCTCGAAGCAAGCCATTGGCGTTCTCGTTGGACCCACGTTGCCATGAGGAATAGGGATCAGCAAAGTAGACCTTTACTCCGTGAAAGGCTTCCACGTTCATGTAGCAGGCAAATTCTTTCCCTCGATCCGTTGTAGCCGTCTTGAATACGTTCGTAGGGTACTGGCTGATTGCAACCCCACAGGCGACTTCCATCGAGTAAGCCGTCCGATCCGGAATCTTTAAGGCCATGTACAAGCGAGTTTTTCGCTCGATAAAGGTGGCAGCACAGGCTTTGCTTTTTCCTCGGCTGGAGACAACGGTGTCCAGTTCCCAATGACCGAACGTGGTCCGGCTGCGAATCTCTTTCGGACGCTTGCTAATCGGAGTGCCGACAGGGAAACGTCCGCGTGTCTCCACCGGTTTCTGACGTTTGCCCTTATGCCGTAAAACCTTGACCGTCCTGGCTGCAACAAGCCCACGATAGAGCCATCTGTAGATGGTCTTGAAGCACACGGTTGCCTCCCCCTCCACCTTTCGCCTTGCCGAGATTTGCTCGGGAGACCAGGTTTGAGCGAGCTTTTGGCTGAGCTCTTCTGCAAGCTCAGACGAGTATTTCCCGACAGGCACGGATAAAGCTCGTCGTTCTTGATAGGCTTGCTGAGCTGTCCCAGCTTGATAGTCTTTTTCCATACAACCGCGGCGGATTTCACGCGAGATAGTGGAGTGGTGACGTCCTAATTGGCTGGCAATGGCTCGGGTTGACCAACCTAGACGATGCAAGGTTTCTAGCTGACCGCGTTCAATTATGCTAAGATGGGAGTAGCTCATGTTGGGTTCTCCTGTACAAAATGGTGTTGTGGTGATTCCATTTTACACGAAACCAGCATGGGCCTTTTTGTTTTTCAGGTGTCGCACTTCATATTACAATCCGTCATAATAAAAAAACCAACTGGAATCCGAAAAGGTTCCGGTTGGTTTTTTTATTATAAGTGTCTTGAAAAAGAAAAGGATTAGACTGAGTAGACTGTCCCCTGCTGTTAAACTAACCGGCAGGATAGTACACATATTGAGCGGAAGTATTTAGATAACAATCTAAATTACAGGGGAGATTCCATGAACACAAATAAACGGTATGCAAACCTATTCCAAAAAGCGACATGGGGAAAAGTTGAATCGAAATTTATAATGGAATTGCCAGATGCGAGCCTTATTTCGAATGTAAATGTTGTACCGTTTATAGACAAGGAATGCATTGTCATTCGTTTAGAAAATGGAGAATGGGAAATACCAGGTGGGACTTTAGAAAAGGATGAAGATTATCCTACTACAATAAAACGAGAACTACTAGAGGAAGCAGGGGCAATTTTACAATCTTTTGTGCCGTTTGGAGCATGGAAATGCTTCTCAAATCATGATCATGCATATAAACCTCACTTACCGCATCCTGAATTTTATCGACTTGTTGGATATGGGAATGTGGAATTATTTTCGAAACCTCAAATTCCAGATGATGGTGGCGAGAAAGTTGTTAAGGTAGAAAAAATGTCCGTAGAAGAAGCTGCTGCTAAATTTCACGAAACCGGAAGACCTGATTTAGCAGAACTCTACAAGTTAGCAGAAGAACTTCGTAATGAGAAACTACCATATTCGTCACTCGACTAGCGGGAAACGTTAGTTCATAAACAGCAGCCGTCTAGGATTTTTTCTCGTCCATGACTGCTGCTGTTCCGTTTTTAGTGGGGGCAGTTTTAGACAGTATGAGTTAGCTAATAAGGAAGACCAATGAAAAGCCCGCATTTGCGGTCGATAAAGCTGCTATATTTTGATGAGATAGTTTGAACCAGTTGGTGGAACCTCAAAAAGGAACATTCCAACTGAATATTAGACAAAAAATGCACTGGAATTCACTGTATATTAGTGGCGAGGGAGGTGATTATCGAGAAATTAATCGTGTAGTGGGTCTAGTTTCCACTTTTCCAATTGCAACTACTTAGGAGGTAGACGATGAGACAAAGCGTAGTAGGCAAGCAAAGTAAAACCTTTTTACTCGTAATGGCTGGAGTTTTAGCTTTAGGATCGACCCCATTGGTTAACCTGCCCGAAGCCCACGCTGCAGAAGATCTAACGCTTACTGTAAATACGAATGTAGATAAGGGTGAGGTCGGCACTATTTTCGGATCCAACCACCGCTATATTTATGGAGGATTCGGTTCCTGGAATTCAGCAACCAACTCGCTAGACAGCAAGCTTATTGATGAAGTGAAAAATAACGGGATCAACATGCTCCGCTTTCCGGGCGGTACGGTAGCGAATAAGTATAAGTGGCAGCGCGGCATCGGACCGCATGAGGAGCGCAAGCAGAACGTTCATGGCAAAACAGGCGAGCCTACTTCGAATGATTATGGCCCTGACGAATACGGGCAAATGATTAAACGGACCGGAGCGGTGGGAAATGTGGTCGTTGACGCCTCCGGCTGGTCTGGTGGTCAATGCCTAGGAAAAATAAATCCGAATGCTCCTTCGGAGTGGAGTAATTTGCAATGGTCATCCAGCAGCTGCTTATCCGGCGCCCAAGAAGCTGCAGCATTCGTAGCATACATGAATGGGCGGCCGCAAGACAGCAATGTGGTGATCGGAGGCATCAACTGGGCTGAGCTTCGAGTCAATAACGGACAAGTAGAGCCTTACAAAATCAAGTATTGGGAAGTCGGCAACGAAATGGACCTAGGAGGGGGACAGGAGGAATGGTTAGGTTCTTCCAACGCCGAACATAAATATCTCTGGGGGGATGAACCCGCCCCGGTATCTGGAACGGTCTACCATTCTTCATACAACAGGCAGCTTGCGGTAGGATTTAATGATTTCCGGCCAAGAGCGGGAACAAGCACCGCGAATTTGGAGTATCAAGTAAAGGAAACGCCTGCGGAGATTAAAGTAAATGGTCAGACGTGGACGCAGGTGGCTAACTTTAATTCTTCGGGATCAACTGCTCAGCATTATGGATATGGCGTGATGGATGCCGCTGCGGGTACTTTCAAAATTACATTCGGCAATAATATAAATGGTTTGACTCCTGCTCCTGGAGATGAGATTTCGATCACCTACAGTGACCCGCAGCTTCAGCCCGATCTTTACTTGGCTAAAACAAGTGAATATTATGCAAGATATGCGCCAATGAGCTCGGCCCCCGGTGCGTACAAGGTGGAAGTTGGGACCGAAACATGGACGCAAGTCGCGAGCTTGGCGAATTCTCTCCCTACCGACAAGCACTACATGATTGATTTTAATACTGGAAAAATCACTTTTGGAAATAACGTGAAGGGTAAACGTCCGGACAATAACGTTTATGTTACCTATACAACCGTGAATCATGATGGTTTTGTGGATTATTATCAGGCGATGAAAGCTGTTGATCCATCGATTAAAGTGTTCAGTGTTTTCGGAGGCGTTACTGCTGAATTGGTAGCTGAAAATTCCCAGAATTATTTTGACGGTATCGTTATTCATCCCTATGGACAAGGGATATCGTTGCCAAATGTGCCGAGAGGAGAAGAGTACGCCAAAGCATTCCATGATGCAGTGATGGGAAAACCTGGTTCCATGGAGCATTATTTTACCGTCCCGAATAATTCATTTAATAGTCTGCTTGGCCCAAATCACGGCAAACAAATTATGGTGTCCGAGTATGGGATAGCCGGATGGGTTCCGCTCCCGAATGCGACAGATGGTGTTTCTCATTATTTGCGATCGCTTGATCAAGGTCTGTATGTCGGCAAGCAGCTGCTTAGCTTTATGAAGCTTAATGTCACGTTAGCGAACAAACATACGCTAGTTGACTTTGATCCCGCTGCGGCGCCGCCAGGATCTACTTCG
This window contains:
- a CDS encoding ABC-2 type transport system permease protein; its protein translation is MLSKAIFKQTLKSNIKLWLIFTVIMIVLHVVLIAVFNPSTISDMSGLVKDTPLANLLGEATFLGMLSNTFYGIHGILLPIVFIIMTANSLIASQVDRGSMAYLLSTPTKRSTVVLTQATYLITSLLLMILLVTMAGIISIQVFQGDTQISLSNYVALNIGLFLLMFATSGISFFFSCVFNLTKNSLAWGAGLPMAFFLLKLMGDVDSSLEKLKYISMNSLFNTDAVLHGESYTIQYVALAVVGIILYMLGLQVFKQKDLPL
- a CDS encoding urease subunit gamma/beta, with product MNLTVQEREKLLMYLAADMAQKRLARGVKLNYPEAVALITGFVVEGARDGKTVRALMEEARHILTAEQVMDGVSELLSEVQVEATFPDGTKLVTVHDPIEGSTATIMPGAYEFADEPIVLLPGRSRINRTVTNSGSRPIQIGSHFHFYECNAALTFEREGTQGYRLDIPSGLSVRIEPNETQTIELVEIGGSKEIHGFAGKINGRAKS
- a CDS encoding urease subunit alpha produces the protein MKTIDRATYASMYGPTTGDRVRLGNTSLKIEIEKDFTVYGDECVFGGGKTVRDGMGQHPLATRDEGVLDTVITNAIIIDTWGIVKADIGIKDGLISGIGKSGNPLIMDGVTPNMYIGVGTEVISGENLIVTAGGVDSHVHFISPQQIEIALQSGTTTFVGGGSGPATGTLATNCTSGVWHIQRMLQATDSLPMNFVLLGRGNSAQPAALREQVLAGVGALKIHEDWGSTPYVIDTCLNVAEEYDIQVNIHTDTLNEAGYVEDSLRSFNGRAIHTYHTEGAGGGHAPDLLRVASMPNVLPSSTSPTMPYTRNTLDEHLDMLMMCHHLDPRIPEDVAFAASRIRETTIGAEDILHDIGAISMTSSDSQAMGRVGEVATRTWQTADKMKQQRGPLPGDERADNNRVKRYIAKYTINPAITHGISSYVGSIEAGKMADLVLWKPAFFGAKPEMVLKGGMIAHALMGDPNASISTPQPYMYRPMFGSYGSARSASCATFVSQAALDAGTLEALGLTKQLKPVRNCRTVTKKDLILNGETPDIQVDPTTYTVTVNGESLVCRPSDTLPLAQLYFLS
- a CDS encoding transposase, IS30 family, which codes for MSYSHLSIIERGQLETLHRLGWSTRAIASQLGRHHSTISREIRRGCMEKDYQAGTAQQAYQERRALSVPVGKYSSELAEELSQKLAQTWSPEQISARRKVEGEATVCFKTIYRWLYRGLVAARTVKVLRHKGKRQKPVETRGRFPVGTPISKRPKEIRSRTTFGHWELDTVVSSRGKSKACAATFIERKTRLYMALKIPDRTAYSMEVACGVAISQYPTNVFKTATTDRGKEFACYMNVEAFHGVKVYFADPYSSWQRGSNENANGLLREFFPKGHDFASVTDEQLAEAIRLINNRPRKCLGWKSAHEAFMEELSHLA
- a CDS encoding 8-oxo-dGTP pyrophosphatase MutT, NUDIX family, with protein sequence MNTNKRYANLFQKATWGKVESKFIMELPDASLISNVNVVPFIDKECIVIRLENGEWEIPGGTLEKDEDYPTTIKRELLEEAGAILQSFVPFGAWKCFSNHDHAYKPHLPHPEFYRLVGYGNVELFSKPQIPDDGGEKVVKVEKMSVEEAAAKFHETGRPDLAELYKLAEELRNEKLPYSSLD
- a CDS encoding Concanavalin A-like lectin/glucanases superfamily protein, translated to MRQSVVGKQSKTFLLVMAGVLALGSTPLVNLPEAHAAEDLTLTVNTNVDKGEVGTIFGSNHRYIYGGFGSWNSATNSLDSKLIDEVKNNGINMLRFPGGTVANKYKWQRGIGPHEERKQNVHGKTGEPTSNDYGPDEYGQMIKRTGAVGNVVVDASGWSGGQCLGKINPNAPSEWSNLQWSSSSCLSGAQEAAAFVAYMNGRPQDSNVVIGGINWAELRVNNGQVEPYKIKYWEVGNEMDLGGGQEEWLGSSNAEHKYLWGDEPAPVSGTVYHSSYNRQLAVGFNDFRPRAGTSTANLEYQVKETPAEIKVNGQTWTQVANFNSSGSTAQHYGYGVMDAAAGTFKITFGNNINGLTPAPGDEISITYSDPQLQPDLYLAKTSEYYARYAPMSSAPGAYKVEVGTETWTQVASLANSLPTDKHYMIDFNTGKITFGNNVKGKRPDNNVYVTYTTVNHDGFVDYYQAMKAVDPSIKVFSVFGGVTAELVAENSQNYFDGIVIHPYGQGISLPNVPRGEEYAKAFHDAVMGKPGSMEHYFTVPNNSFNSLLGPNHGKQIMVSEYGIAGWVPLPNATDGVSHYLRSLDQGLYVGKQLLSFMKLNVTLANKHTLVDFDPAAAPPGSTSISAADNAMFNPKEDQFIPTATALALQLFSNMTGTRKVETVRSNLAQSYFTAGATKDDAGNVYVTVVNDSRENSVQTSINLNGFTGNGSAEAWTLNSTNPDNPMAFLDYNEYDQAANQPINRVAINKQTGLSVGANSFTYTFPAHSITAIKLKPASVVPADPNLKGHWKFDETGGTAAVDASGNSFTGTLMNGAAWTTAGKTQGAIQLDGVDDYVQLPNVVNPGTTSFTAAAWVKLETTLGQTQTILQQEGTNGRGWLFRRADGKLASFLGGTVTVSTGTIPADSSWHHAALAYDAGVLKLYLDGQLAASTSRTAVSSTDAMRLGRHKTPDTNNEEWDGAIDNVRIYNRTLSGTEINDLFVAGN